In Thermococcus gorgonarius, the genomic window TTCCTATGACACGCTCGACGCCAAGCTCGTGGAGGGCCCAGATATTGGCCCGATAGGGAACCTCATGGGGCGGGAACTCGTGGTGTTTGCCGTGCCTCGGGATGAAGGCCACTTCAACGCCCTCGATTTCGCCTATTTCCACTGGAGCGGACGGCCTGCCGTAGGGAGTGTGCACCTTCACCGTCTCCTTCGGCTCGAAGACGCCGTAGACACCGGAACCGCCGATGATACCGATCTTCACCATAGACATCACCCTGTAAAAATACCGCCCGAGTTATTTAAGGGTTGCCTTTCCAGTGGAAATGAAACTCCGAAAATTTAATAACCTAAGGAAACTAAACTGTTATGGAGGTGAGAGTGATGGAGGATAAAAAACCGGTCAAGCTCGTTTTGCCGGAGGTGAAGAACCCGATCCTGATAGAAGGCTATCCAGGAATAGGGCTGGTGGGGCATATAGCGGCCAACTTTCTTGCAAAGGAACTGGGAATGGAGATGATAGGCTACGTTGAGAGTCCATTCATCCCGCCAATGGCACTCATCCTGGAGGGGAAGCCAAACCCACCACTGAGATTCTACGGGAAAGACAACATAATCGTTGCCGTTGCTGACATATACGTTCCTCCCACGCTGGTCAATGAGATAGCCTCGGAACTCGTAAACTACCTAAAGGAGATGAAAGCCGAGAAAGTCATCTCCCTGGGAGGAATAGGAATTGGGTTTCTCAAAGAAAAGCTCGAAGTGTGGGGTGTTGGAAGCAGGGAGGAGCTCAACAAGGAACTGGAGAATAACGGTGTAAAGATACTCCAGTACGGGTCAATAATGGGGATGAGTGGAAAGCTCCTCTGGGAGGCAAGCAGGAAGGACCTGGACGCCTACGCGCTCATGGGTGAAACCTTTGGGGACAGGCCAGACCCCAGAGCGGCGGCCAACGTTCTGGAGGTTGTGAAAAAACTCACAAACCTGGACTTCAGCACAGAACCGCTCCTTCAGGAGGCCAGAATGATAGAAGAGCAGCTCAGGAAGATGCACGAGCAGATGGAGCAGGCAAGGCAGAGGGCGGAGAAACAGTATGAGACGCTCTACCTGTGAGGTGATAAAGATGGAGGCAGTTATCCTGACGGGAATAGCGAGGAGGGTTTTGGACGAACTGATCCGAAACCCCTATAGAACAATAGAGCTCAGGAGTGCGAGAAACGTTTTAGCAGTTGAAGAAGCCCTCAAAGAAGCCCTCAAGCTCTTTCTAACCTACGACCCCTTCGAGGACGTTTCCACTGGAACCGAAGGCCTGCTGGCGGAGATCCTGGAGGCAAAGGAAATCAACACAAGGATTCCCTGGGAGGAAAGTGATGAAAGGGAGATAACAGTCTGCAGGGCAAAGGTTAAACTGGTAGGCCTCGGCAGGGTCGTTGAAGTCGAGAGGAGAGATGGAATCCTCGTGGCAAGGGTGAGAGAACTGTTCCCCCACGAAATGAGTATTGGTTAAAAGAGCCTGAGCTGTTTCCCCCGGGACTTCTTTTCCCGCTTGGGCGGCTGGAGCTTTCTGAATTCCAATCCCTCTTTTTCGAGGAGTTTTTTAGCTCCAGAAGTTAGAGAAGGCGCGACGAGGATTCCCCGAACGTTCTCGTACTCCTCCCTAAGGGTCTCAACGTAGCGCTTGAGCTGGCTTACCGCGTGCAAATCGGCCCTCCTGCGTTTTAGCTCTAAAACGACGATGTTCCCTTCCCTATCGACACCCAAGATATCAACTATACCGTGCTTTATTGGTTTCTCGCGGTAAAGGGGCTTAAATCCGGGCTCTATGACCTCAGGCTGCTCAAAGATTAGCTCGGCCATCTCGGCCTCGCTTCCGGTCAGGGCAAGCTCCTCGTAGTCTTCAGCATGGAAAACCGTTATGAGGTAGACTTCTTCCAACTCAACTTCAAGGGTCTCCCGGGGTTTCCGCCTAACGGAAACCAGAACTGGGTTTTCCCTAAGTTCGAGGTGGACTACACTCCCAGGAGGTTGCCAGTTCACAGGTTCTCTCTTTTTGCTCTGGTGGATTAGAAAGGAGCCGTCGGGCTTAACTATTATGACTCTGTCCCCAGAGCCAAGCTCGCTCTTGGCCCTGCCGTCGTAGTGAACCTTACAGCGGGCGAAGATGGTAAGCATACCCTCGGATGAAATCGCCGAGTCAACCAGGAGCTTTATTTCCTCTGGAGACGGATTGGCCTTAAACTCAACCTTGGGCATGGAGGTGAGTTGGAAAGGGGCTATAAAAACTAAACGTTTTTCAACGGAGAGAATAAACGAGAGTGAACACCTTGAGGAGGGCGTACGCAAGGAGCGTGAGGATGGGTAGGAGGAACAGGAGTCCTAGTCTCCGATTTTTGGGATATAAAAACATCCCAACGAGACCGTAAAGGGTGTTCAAGCCCGAGAGCAACAGGAAGTTCTCATACGAAGTAAGGTCGTTGGTATAAAGACCCACCAAAACCAGGAAAAGAGGGAAACAAGGGGGCCAAGGAGAATCCCTCTGGAACCCGGCGAGGATTCCTTCCTGATAAAACGCGCGTAGAGGAAGAGCGGAAAGTCGATAAACAGAAAGATCACCCCAAAAACACCGGAACACAGATCATCACGCATGCCATAGCGAAGTTAACAACGTAAACAATGCCCCTCTCAAATCCCATATCCACAATGATCCAGCTGAGGGAGCCCCACATCAGAATTACAAAAGCTATATCCCTTGCAGAGTCCTGGATAATCTTTAGATCGGTCTTATCGATAACGTTAGGAAGCTCCCTAAACCCGAATTTGGAATTATGCTCCCGCTCCAATCGCCTTTTGAATATGAAAAGGCCCATAACAAGCGCGATAAAGAAGGATATGACCGCCGTTATCAGTCCTGAAATGGTGATATTCATTTTCTGGGATGAAACCCGTGGAAAAAATAGAACAGTCCCCAAAAAGCAATCACAATTATCAACGGGACCAGCACGGCTTCCAGCACCAGCTTTCTTCCGGGCTTCATCTTAAATTCCCCTCTTGTATATTCAAAAAATTGAAACTTAAAAAGCTGAAGGAACATCACGAAATTAAAGAGAGCACAAAGACATATCCCAATATGGGATAAAGCGAGATATTCAAACAGAAGAAAGAGGAATAAATCAATCCTCAACGCCCTTCTCGGTTATCCTAAAGACAGCCTCGCCCTCGGGTAGATGGGGGCTGTCTATTAGTCTTGCAACCCTCTTCCCGGCCTTGCCCTTCCTCAGGTAAACCCTGAGGGTGGCGCTGTGCGCCAGGATGTGGCCACCAACGGGCCTCGTGGGGTCGCCGAAGAAAGCGTCCGGCTTTGCCTGGACCTGGTTGGTGACGAAGACAGCTATGTCGTAGAGGTCAGCGAGGCGGTGAAGGTCAGCAAGGTGCTTTGCCAGCTTCTGCTGTCTTTCTGCGAGCGTCCCCCTGCCGACGTACTCGCTCCGGAAGTGGGCCATGAGTGAGTCAACTACCAGGAGCTTTACGGGTCTGTCCGTCTCGGCTTTCTCTTTAATAATCTCCTCAGCCTTCTCCACCAAGAGCATCTGATGGTTGCTGTTGAATGCACGGGCGACGTATATGTTCTTGAGGGCCTCATCGGGATCGAGACCGCGGTTTTCAGCAATCTGCCTGATGCGCTCGGGTCTAAACGTGTTCTCCGTGTCAATCCAGATTACGGAACCGCCGAGTCCACCCTCCTCCGGCGGTTTCTGAACCATGACGGCAAGGGTGTGGGCCAGCTGAGTCTTTCCACTGCCGAACTCACCAAATACTTCTGTTATGGCTTGTGT contains:
- the nucS gene encoding endonuclease NucS; this encodes MPKVEFKANPSPEEIKLLVDSAISSEGMLTIFARCKVHYDGRAKSELGSGDRVIIVKPDGSFLIHQSKKREPVNWQPPGSVVHLELRENPVLVSVRRKPRETLEVELEEVYLITVFHAEDYEELALTGSEAEMAELIFEQPEVIEPGFKPLYREKPIKHGIVDILGVDREGNIVVLELKRRRADLHAVSQLKRYVETLREEYENVRGILVAPSLTSGAKKLLEKEGLEFRKLQPPKREKKSRGKQLRLF
- a CDS encoding DUF473 domain-containing protein yields the protein MEAVILTGIARRVLDELIRNPYRTIELRSARNVLAVEEALKEALKLFLTYDPFEDVSTGTEGLLAEILEAKEINTRIPWEESDEREITVCRAKVKLVGLGRVVEVERRDGILVARVRELFPHEMSIG
- the radA gene encoding DNA repair and recombination protein RadA, which encodes MARKKNDEIKELEEFEELEVAEEEKTEEKTSKSSKKITTLEDLPGVGPATAEKLREAGYDTIEAIAVASPLELKEIAGISEGAALKIIQAAREAANIGTFMRADEYLKRRTTIGKISTGSKALDKLLGGGIETQAITEVFGEFGSGKTQLAHTLAVMVQKPPEEGGLGGSVIWIDTENTFRPERIRQIAENRGLDPDEALKNIYVARAFNSNHQMLLVEKAEEIIKEKAETDRPVKLLVVDSLMAHFRSEYVGRGTLAERQQKLAKHLADLHRLADLYDIAVFVTNQVQAKPDAFFGDPTRPVGGHILAHSATLRVYLRKGKAGKRVARLIDSPHLPEGEAVFRITEKGVED
- a CDS encoding proteasome assembly chaperone family protein, with the translated sequence MEDKKPVKLVLPEVKNPILIEGYPGIGLVGHIAANFLAKELGMEMIGYVESPFIPPMALILEGKPNPPLRFYGKDNIIVAVADIYVPPTLVNEIASELVNYLKEMKAEKVISLGGIGIGFLKEKLEVWGVGSREELNKELENNGVKILQYGSIMGMSGKLLWEASRKDLDAYALMGETFGDRPDPRAAANVLEVVKKLTNLDFSTEPLLQEARMIEEQLRKMHEQMEQARQRAEKQYETLYL